TTTTAAACGAGTTACGGAGGTAACATATGTTAACAAAATCATATGATTGAATCGACATAATTTAGATATATAATAGGAAAAACCGAATATATTCGTTTGCTGATTGATAAAATTTAGATTAAATATGCAATACGGTTGCAAATCAGATAAAAACATTTGGCTGATATGCAGAAACGCAGGCAGCAAAAAATTGAAGCTCCTCTGGTGTAGGGGCTTTTCTTCTGATGCGAAGCTCATCCTCCGGAAGAAATTTCTCTGGGGGCCTGTATCGATTCAGTACATAGCGGGGAACGACGGGAAGCTCCTGTGCCATAACCATCAGATCTTCTGCGCCCAATTCTGGAAATACTGTAGTTCTGACTTCAAAAGGAACTTCATTGTCCAGAAGGATCTCAAGGGTTTTAAGTACTTTCGATGCATCGGAATCCATCCCGCAAATGCTGGGATAACGTGTGGCCGGTGCTTTATAGTCCACAGCGAAATAATTGCAGAGATTGCTGTGAATCAATGCTTCGATAATATGTGGATTAGATCCATTGGTATCAAGCTTGACCTGATATCCTAGTTGTTTTAAGCTGGTGAGAAAGGGGAGCAGCCCCGCCTGAAGCGTAGGCTCTCCCCCGGAAATAACGGCACCGTCCAGCAGACCTGCTCTTTTTTCTAGAAAATCCATCACATAGCGGGGAGAAAGCAGCACATGGCTGCCGTCAACCAACTGGCGATTGTGGCAGTAAAAGCATGTGTAATTACACCCCGGAACGAAAATCACGCAAGAGATCAGACCGGGATAATCGATCAGTGAACTTTTAACGATGCCAGAAATATTCATAGAGCTTACTCCTTAATCACATATTTGACCCGTTCCTTGTACTCTTCTTTTTTTCCTCGGTTAAAGTTTTGCACGGGTCGCAGATAACCTACGACTCTGCTCCATACCTCTGTGGAAGAACCGCACTCCGGACATGAAAAATGTTCGCCGGAGAGATAACCGTGATTGTTGCAGATCGAAAAAGTAGGAGTAAGGGAGATATATGGCAGCTTGTAGTTGGTAAAGGCTTTTTGGATCAGCCTCTTGGCAGCGCTCACATCCTTAATTTCTTCTCCCAG
This genomic window from Clostridiales bacterium contains:
- a CDS encoding anaerobic ribonucleoside-triphosphate reductase activating protein — protein: MNISGIVKSSLIDYPGLISCVIFVPGCNYTCFYCHNRQLVDGSHVLLSPRYVMDFLEKRAGLLDGAVISGGEPTLQAGLLPFLTSLKQLGYQVKLDTNGSNPHIIEALIHSNLCNYFAVDYKAPATRYPSICGMDSDASKVLKTLEILLDNEVPFEVRTTVFPELGAEDLMVMAQELPVVPRYVLNRYRPPEKFLPEDELRIRRKAPTPEELQFFAACVSAYQPNVFI